Below is a window of Lentisphaerota bacterium DNA.
CGCAGGGCGATTCCGGCGTCACCGGCCGCAAGATCATCGTGGACACCTATGGCGGCGTCGGGTCGCACGGTGGCGGCGCCTTCTCTGGCAAGGACCCCTCCAAGGTTGACCGTTCGGCAGCCTACTACGCGCGCTATGCGGCAAAGAACATCGTCGCCGCCGGGCTGGCCGAGAAGTGCGAGATTCAGGTGGCTTACGCCATCGGCGTGGCCAAACCCCTCTCGATCAACATCTCGACCTATGGCACGGCGACCGTGGACGAGGCGATCATCGCTCAGGTGTTGGCCGCCGGCGAAATCTTCGATTTCCGCCCGGCCGCGTTGATCCAAGATCTCGGGCTGACGGCGCCCAAGGGCTGGAGTTACCGCCAGACCGCCAGCTACGGCCACTTCGGGCGCAAGCAGTTCCCGTGGGAGCGGACCGACCGCGTGGAGGTCCTCCGCGAGGCGTGC
It encodes the following:
- a CDS encoding methionine adenosyltransferase, encoding RPEDQGAGDQGMMFGYASRATPELMPAPIILSHRLLERCAALRKSGEIAYLEPDSKAQVSVLHENGNPIAITTVVISHQTADVPLKRIQKDLKEVAIEVLRPTGLLTNTTEWYINPTGRFVIGGPQGDSGVTGRKIIVDTYGGVGSHGGGAFSGKDPSKVDRSAAYYARYAAKNIVAAGLAEKCEIQVAYAIGVAKPLSINISTYGTATVDEAIIAQVLAAGEIFDFRPAALIQDLGLTAPKGWSYRQTASYGHFGRKQFPWERTDRVEVLREACGLARKTKKR